DNA from Rhodobacteraceae bacterium M382:
TGTGATCCGGGGTTTCAGCCTCGACCGTGGCATAGTCCAGGTCGATATGCATGTTGGTCAACACGGCCCGGCGCGGCTGAACCTGTTTGATCCACTCCAGGGCCTTGTCCAAATGCACATGTGTCGGATGTGGGCTGCGACGCAGCGCATCCAGAATCCAGCAATCCAGGTTTTCGAGTTGGGCCCAGGAGGCGTCATGCATTTCGGCAACATCCGGCAGATAGGCGAGGTCCATGATCCGAAACCCCAGACTGTCGATGGCTCCGTGATTGACGGTAAAGGGCTGAAAGGGGATCGGCCCACCAGGCCCGTCGATTTCAAAGGGACCAGAGATCGACTTTAGTTCCAGAATGGGCGGATAGGGCGAGCCTTCGGGTTGAACAAAGGCATAGCCAAATCGGTTCAGGAGGGCATTTGTCGTATCACCGTCGGCCCAGACTGGCACACGGGCGCGCATGTTGAAAACGATCATGCGCAGGTCATCGATGCCGTGGACATGGTCTGCGTGGGCATGGGTATAGATCACGCCGTCCAGGCGTCCGGTACCCGAATCCAGAAGTTGCGACCGCATGTCCGGGGTCGTGTCGATCAGAACAGACG
Protein-coding regions in this window:
- a CDS encoding MBL fold metallo-hydrolase, producing the protein MTPELRFTILGCGSSGGVPRLGGHWGDCDPDNPRNVRRRCSMLVERDGPGGTTSVLIDTTPDMRSQLLDSGTGRLDGVIYTHAHADHVHGIDDLRMIVFNMRARVPVWADGDTTNALLNRFGYAFVQPEGSPYPPILELKSISGPFEIDGPGGPIPFQPFTVNHGAIDSLGFRIMDLAYLPDVAEMHDASWAQLENLDCWILDALRRSPHPTHVHLDKALEWIKQVQPRRAVLTNMHIDLDYATVEAETPDHITPAYDGMVIRYPL